The genomic DNA CTCATCCTCCATCATCCAGGAGACGCGAGGGTTCTTACTCGGATGGCAGTAGTGATTCGAGGGAtgattctgatgaagaagatcgTGGCTTTGCGAGTAGGAAACCTTCTGGGTCTCAAGTACCTCTGAAGAAGAGGTTGGAGGCAGAGAGAGAAGATCGAGCTGCTCGAAATGAAGGTGGTTATGGTGATGGACCATCTGATCACGAAGGTGACAGTAGCGAAGAATCTGATTTTGGGGATGACCTTTACAAGAATGAGGAAGACCGGCAGAAGCTTGCTGGAATGACTGAGTTTCAGAGAGAGATGATTTTGGCTGAACGTGCTGATAAAAAAGGTGATAAAAACTTCACTGAGAAACTTAGATCCAAGAGGGAGAACGAGAAGACCCCTGTTTCAAAAAAGGAGACCCAGCCTCTTCCTGCCTCTCGTGGCGTGCGTTCATCTGCTAGATCTGCAGACAGAGCGGCTGCAAAGGATGATGCCCTGAACGAATTGAGGGCTAAGCGTAAGAAGCAGCAGGACCCTGCAGCTCTCAGGAATCTCAGAGATGCATCAAAAGGTGGTTCAGGTAGTCGAGATTTCTCATCACTGAAGAGGAAACCATTAGCTTCCTCCAACTTGAGTAACTCCAGCCAAAGTGACAGTGATAGTAGGTCGCAGAGTGATGATGAAGGCTCGAATGCAGGAATGGATAGTGACGATGACAGGTCAGATATGCCTACGTTTGAGGATATTAGGGATATTACCATCAGACGGTCTAAGCTTGCCAAATGGCTGATGGAGCCTTTCTTTGAAGAGGTTATCGTTGGCTGCTTTGTTAGGGTTGGGATCGGTAGGTCAAAAAGTGGTCCAATTTACAGACTCTGCATGGTGAGGAATGTAGATGCAACTGATCCAGACAAGACTTACAAGCTAGAGAACAAAAGTACGCATAAGTACCTTAACGTCATTTGGGGAAATGAAACCTCGGCAGCTCGATGGCAGATGGCAATGGTCTCAGATGGCCATCCG from Camelina sativa cultivar DH55 chromosome 7, Cs, whole genome shotgun sequence includes the following:
- the LOC104703695 gene encoding protein RTF1 homolog, producing MGDLENLLLEAAGRTNSAGRSRHSHPPSSRRREGSYSDGSSDSRDDSDEEDRGFASRKPSGSQVPLKKRLEAEREDRAARNEGGYGDGPSDHEGDSSEESDFGDDLYKNEEDRQKLAGMTEFQREMILAERADKKGDKNFTEKLRSKRENEKTPVSKKETQPLPASRGVRSSARSADRAAAKDDALNELRAKRKKQQDPAALRNLRDASKGGSGSRDFSSLKRKPLASSNLSNSSQSDSDSRSQSDDEGSNAGMDSDDDRSDMPTFEDIRDITIRRSKLAKWLMEPFFEEVIVGCFVRVGIGRSKSGPIYRLCMVRNVDATDPDKTYKLENKSTHKYLNVIWGNETSAARWQMAMVSDGHPLEEEYRQWIREVERTNGRMPTKQDIAEKKEAIQRINSFVYSAETVKQMLQEKKSASIRPMNVAAEKDRLRKELDIAESKNDEAGVERIKTKIKQLDASRNKKEVDKKALKLAEMNKKNRAENFKNASEVKSITASLKAGEAGYDPFSRRWTRSSNYYNGKNKGKDGAENEAAVATAAETNGADAGAGAEAIEAALEAAAEAGKLIDTRAPIGQGTEHNQLHNFELSVSLTALQKYGGPQGVQKAFMARKQLTEATVGCRVAENDGKRHGLTLTVSDYKRRRGLL